A single Calidifontibacter indicus DNA region contains:
- a CDS encoding HhH-GPD-type base excision DNA repair protein: MVKLQIAQDVEADELLSSDPFALLVGMLLDQQYPMEHAFRGPAKIASRLGTIDPKVIAAQEPEQFADLASTPPAIHRYGRAMAGRVQQLAQVVVDEYDGDAARIWTTAGDTKELLKRLKALPGYGDQKARIFAALLAKQLDVQPDGWREAIGPYAEQGSFRSVADVVDGESLQKVRDFKKQAKAAAKAAAAK, translated from the coding sequence ATGGTCAAGCTGCAGATCGCTCAGGATGTCGAAGCCGACGAGTTGCTCTCGTCCGACCCGTTCGCATTGTTGGTCGGCATGCTCCTCGACCAGCAATACCCGATGGAGCACGCCTTCCGGGGGCCGGCGAAGATCGCGTCGCGGCTCGGCACCATCGACCCCAAGGTGATCGCGGCGCAGGAGCCGGAGCAGTTCGCCGATCTCGCGTCGACGCCTCCGGCGATCCACCGGTACGGCCGTGCGATGGCCGGACGTGTGCAGCAGCTCGCGCAGGTTGTGGTCGATGAATACGACGGCGATGCCGCACGCATCTGGACGACCGCCGGCGACACCAAGGAGTTGTTGAAGCGGCTGAAGGCACTGCCGGGCTACGGCGACCAGAAAGCCCGCATCTTCGCGGCGTTGCTGGCCAAGCAACTCGACGTGCAGCCCGACGGCTGGCGGGAGGCCATCGGGCCGTACGCCGAGCAGGGCAGCTTCCGGTCGGTGGCCGATGTGGTCGACGGCGAGTCGCTGCAGAAGGTGCGCGACTTCAAGAAGCAGGCCAAGGCGGCCGCGAAGGCAGCAGCTGCGAAGTAA